Genomic segment of Candidatus Protochlamydia amoebophila UWE25:
CACTCCTATCATTTTGAAACTCAGCCCGGATTATGAACAGATCAAGAAGCGAGCCCTTGATGTTTTCAAAGGATTCGGAGCGGTTTCTGTTCTTGGTCGCAAAGGCGGTGTCCTTTTATTAGGGCGCGCAATGCCAGGAGCTTTGTTAAAAAACAGTCATTCTAAGGAGAGCAGAATAGAGATTGCCTGTAAGGTTATGAACAGGCTGCATCAAACTCCCCTTCCAATAAAGGGGCGTTTCCCTGCATCGAAGAATGGCTTATCACAATTGACAAAGAATAGGACCTTCCGAAAGATCATTTGGAGAAAGCCCACAGTTTGAAAAAGCGACTCATGAAGAATAGTTCAGGTCGCCCAAGTTCTTCTTCATGGAGATCTCCATCAAGAAAACATCTTCTCTCAAGGGAGCTGGGCAGTCATCGACCCGAAAGGAGTCATAGGCTGCCCCATATATGAAGTTTGGGCATGCGTCGAAGATCCTAAGAGAGATCTTAAATTTATCTCCATCTATTTCAAATATCCATTTCAAGTGATGGCTGAGTGGTATATTACGATCGCCTTATTTTAGCAGCCTGCTGGCAGGAGGAAGACGGCCTTGATGCCGACCACTTTTAGCTCCAGCTCAATCAGTTCTGCCTATGATTGAAACTTAAGTCATTCTAAACAATTGTTATATCAAAAGCGTGGAGCAACCCAGAAGCTTCTGCAAAAGAAAATTTTGCTTTCTCGATTTTATTTGATTTCGGATCGATATCACATTGGGTACTACTAGAAAAATCTGCATTGCACAGATCGCAATTGTGGAAAATTGCTCCTGACAAGTCAACGCCGCTGAAATCAGCACTTTTCAATGTTGTGTTTGTAAAATGGCTGTCTTTTAATTTGCTTCCATTGAAAGAACTACTCTTCATGTTGAGATCTAAAAAATTGCAGTACTGCAGCAGACAATTCTTAAAATTCGCTGAGAAAAATGTCTTCTCGCATTTGAAAAAATTCATCTCCAGTAATCTTGAAGTCTGAGAATTGAACATTCTGAAGATGGCAACCGTCCAGCTTTACAAGACTGAAATTGCAATTCGAGAAAGTGCACGATTGAATTTTGCATTCCGCTGGATAGTTTCAGAGAAATCACAACTATTGAAGGTGCAGTCAGTGAAGGAATGCTTTTCTAGGCTTTCCTTGGAAAAGTTTTCCGATTTGATTATCTCTCTATCTATATTCTGTTCAATTTCATGACCTTGGAAGCCTTTGAGAATGCCCTTCTCGAGTTCGAAGTGGTCATCGTAGCGGTATCGCACGATGCCACCTTTGCTTAAAAGAGGCTATAAATTCTGCTTTTTCTCTCCTGATTAGCGATTTGGCAAAAGATACAAGAATTTTGAGAATGATTGATTTGAGGGTATTGATTCGCTTTAGCTAAGTAGTACTCAATAGCAGGGTTATCTTCTTGGATATCAATGAATAGATTGTAAATACGGCTATCAAATCCGCCCTTAGACTTTCGTTTATTTAGGCGGAATTTTTCTATTTCCTTGATTAAAATTTCATTCTGTTGTGCGAGAATACGCACGACTTCTAAAACATCTGCTAGTTCTTCTGCTAGCTCAATTCATCGTGTCTCAACCTGGTCGACTTCTCTTGATTCTTCAATTAATTTTCCTTTTAATCTAGAGATAAATTCTTGGCTCTCTGCGTTCATGGACGGCAGTTCCTTTACCTCTCATCAATTCTGGAAGATTATCGCGAATAAGCTTATCTATTTTAAAGCGTTTTAAAGATTGAATGGAAGCCATGAACATCACTCTATTATTAAAATTACAAATTTAAATGCTTTTACTCTATCAAAAATAAAAGCTTTAAGCAAATAATAATCATTATTTGAACTATTGGCATTGGCAGCTTTCTAAAAGATTATTGAATTTATATCCCATTTTTAGGATAATAAGCATTTGGAGGACACATGGATCAGAGAAAGCCAATTATCTGGGTGGGATCAAGTAAGAAAGATTTTATGAATTTTCCTAGCGATATAAGAAGGGAGATGGGGCATGTTTTATATATTGCCCAGAAAGGAGAAAAGCATAAAGATGCCAAGCCTTTAAAAGGTTTTGGTGGGGGAAGCATTCTTGAAATTGTTCAAAGCGATGGTCAAGGAACCTACCGCACAATTTATACCGTTCAAATGAAAGAGGCTGTATTCGTCCTCCACGCTTTTCAAAAAAAGTCAAAGACTGGAAGTAAAACACCTAAACAGGAAATCGATCTAATCGAACAGCGATTGAAGAGCGTTCAGCAAAAGTATGAATAATAGAACCACAATAGAAACGGAGGTCATATGGTTAAAAAAAAACACGAACAAGAAGACGTAGAATTTGAAGTGAGCAGTGAAAACATTTTTGCAGATATAGGAATTAAAAACGCTGATGAAGAGCTGATCAAAGCAGAGCTTGCCTGGGAGATTGATCATATCATTAAAAAGCGCAAACTCACGCAAGCAAAGGCTGCTGAAATGATGGGAATCAATCAACCCAAAGTTTCTGCCTTACTGCGCCGTAAACTCTCTGGCTTTTCTGTCGAGCGTTTAATGCATTTTTTAAATTTGCTTGGGCAAGACATTGATATTGTTGTAAGGTCGAAGCCTCGCAATCGCAAAACTGCAAGAGTCAACGTCATTAGTCAGGAAGGTTATCCAAACATCCCTTTAGCTGCTAAATCGTCATGAAAAAATGGTTTATTGCAGATACGCATTTTTCACATGTCAATATTAGTAAGTATGCCAATCGTCTCTTTGCACGCTTGGAAAAAATGAAACGTTCCCTATTAAAAATTGGAATAAATGCGTTGAGGAAAGGGATCAAGTTTTCTTTTTAGGCGATTTTGGGCTAGGAGATGTTGAACATCTAAAAGCAATATGCTCCCAGCTCAAAGTTCATAAGGTTTGTATTAGAGGAAATCATGATGTCAATGCAACGTGCATGCATCGGATTGAATTTCATTTAGTTTTAGAATCGGTATTTCTAAAAATAGGGCAGCATGTTGTTGAGCTCATTCATATTCCGACAAATCCAACGCCCGCTCACTTTCAGCTTCATGGACATATTCATAATAAAAGGCCTAATAAGTTAGTTTCTAATCAATTAAATCTTTGTGTCGAAGCATAGAATTATTTCCCTGCCCCAGAAAGAGCTATTCTTAGCCTTCTCGATAAGGGACTAAGACTTCAAAGTAATCAGTAAAATTATTGTTAGTTTCTCATGGTACACTGGTGGCACAATGCCATCCTATTTTCTTCAATAAATGCCAGCAATTGGCAATTGAATTTAAGCTTTAGATTGTGTTAACGTCATTGCTGTGAGCAATGAATGACTGTTATGAAATTGTGGGAAGTCCACGGACTCATAACCCACTGGTCGTAGGTTCAAATCTTACTTGCCCCACTTTTTCTTTTAGCGTTGTGAGGTGTGTTAGAAATGGATCTGCAAGAAACTCACATTTTTGAGAATAAGCAGATGCCACTAGCGTGGGCCCCTGGTGGACCAATCGATCACAACACACCACAAAAAAGCGCGATAAACTTCCCATCAAAAGCAACGGTTAACCTTTTCAATAATTCAGAAGAAAGGGTTAAAACCGTGTAAGGCATAGATAAACGCGCCGCTAAAGACGGCACTGTCATTTACAGAGCCAGAGTCCGCATTAAAGGGCATCCCATCCTAAGTAAACACCAATTTAAGGTAATCTATCTTCTGAGGGATCTTTGTTGAAAAAAGGTCTCTTTTCTATTAGAAGATTTTGTTTTCCTGAACAAAAACTAAGGAAAGAGGCCAAAATGAACGAGATGGAGATGATCAAACTTTTTTGTCTTGTGGATGATTTTTCTAATAGATTTCACCAAATGTGTTCCCAAAAACAAATAGAGTAGACGAAAAGAAAAATCCGCAAAAGAACTTTTAGAATATCCTTAAGTGAAGTGCTGACGATTTTGCTTCTCTTTCATCGCTCCAATGACAGAACATTTAAGCACTTTTACTTAAACCATGTAAAAACAACTTTAAAATATTTATTTCCTCGTCTTGTTGGATACTCAAGATTTGTTCAACTCACCTCTGAAGCATTTTTCCCTATGTTTTGCCTGATCCAAGAACATCAAGGGATCTGTGAAGGGATTTTATTTATAGATTCTACCGTATTAACGGTTTGCCATGTCAAACGAGCCTCTTCCCATCGTGTCTTTAAAGAGCAAGCTAAATGGGGAAAAACAACCGTTGGCTGGTTCTTTGGGTTTAAGCTCCATCTTGTGATTAATCATCACGCAGAAATGTAGCATTTAGTTGACAACTGGCAATAGCGATGATCGCAAACTCGTTCCAGAAATGGTAGAAGGGATGAAAGGAAAAGCATTTGCAGATAGAGGGTATATTTCAGAAAAACTGACTCATACTCTAATGCAAAAGAGAATGCATCTTTTCACAAAAGTAAAGAAGAAAATGAAAAATAAATTGATCGCGTTAGTGGATAAACTCATGCTAAAAAAGAGGGCTATTATTGAAAGTGTGAATAATCTGTTGAAAAATAGCTGTCAGATAGAACATCATCGGCACCGAAGTCGATGAAACTTTCTGAGCAATCTGATGGCAGGTCTTGCTAATTATTGCTTGAATCCATCCAAGCCTCGACTGTTCTTTTCAAATATAGAAATCGAAGCTGCTAAGCTCTTAGTATATTTTTTGGGGTTTTTTACGTTAAACTGGCTTTAATGTAGATCCTTCCTCTATATTCTACGCTTGTAAAAGGCTTAAAATTACTTTTAAAAAAAGACCTTATTTTACAAAGAAAGAGATGAGAAAAAACGTGAGGAGTTTAAAAAAGAATTAGAAAAGATAGCAGAAAGAAATCGTGTTTATATTGATGAAAGTGGAATCAATGAATGTCTACACCGTCATAGTGGGCGAGCTTTTAGAGGAGAGAAAGTTTATTCAGTAGTATCTGGTCATCGTTTTTCAAGGGGAAACTTTATAGCAGCTAAATGCCAATCTAAAATGTTTGCTCCTTTTGGCTATGCAGGAGCGTGTCATACTATCTTGTTTAATACCTGGTTAGAAAAAATATTAATTCCAGAGCTTAAAATTGGACAGGTGATTATTATGGATCCATGCTACTTTTCACAAGTCTAAAAAAACTAAATATCTGATTGAACAAGCCGGATGTAAAATTTTAATTCTTCTCTTTTATTCACCTAATTTAAATCCAATTGAAGTTTTCTGGGCAAATTTTAACCATTTTCGAACAGGCTCATTGCCATTTGTCTCGGCATAAAAGCTAACTTACAGAAACTTTTTAGGTGGTTGGCGAGATCGATTCATGCACATGCCCTTACTCTATCTTTCCTAGTATCAAAATTGATACATTTAAAACACCTCTAATTTTATAGTATTCATATCCAAGCCTATGAATTTCAGTCTTGAGGATTGGATTCTGAACTTGTTTGCCGACGCACTCAATCTTTTGTCACTTTTATGCTCACGGAGGAGGAAGTGTGCGAAGTTCCCGGCTGCAGCTCCGATGCAGAGATCGGTGCACAAAAGAATGGATATAACAGATTTCTGGATAATAATGTCGAAAAATCACATCAATTGTCTACATTCTTATCCATGAAAACATCTTCAGAATAACAATCTCCAGCACGTGAGAGTAAACTAGAAATTTCAAATTGTCAGCAAATTGCCCTTTATCTTATCTTCATAGCTCCTTAACAGAGCTCTCGCAAAACAGAGATAAAAAAAATATATGACTATCTTTCCCCATTGGCTTTTGACAATTTTTACTTTATGTCTATATCTTCCTGCGCTTTCAGCCGGTCATTTACAACTTGTATCTACTGAATCTGACCCAAATGCCTTCATTCAAAATAGTGTGAATGTCATCAATGGTGATTATTGCGAATCCGCTACAGATTTGGTAATTACAGGGCCTGATGTTTTGGTGGTACAGCGTTTCTATAGTACAAAAGATACCATTTCAGGGATACAAGCAGGTGGATAGAGAATATTCCCTCAAAGATTTCTTGTCATTGGCAAGGATTCTTCCGGAAAATCATGCATCATTGACAAAGAGCGATTTGAATGAACCTCTGCTTTTACAGGAGAACGCTCGGGTGGAATTCTTCCTTACAGCGGGTGGAGAAATACGAATGGATCGACTAAAGATCTGCTCAAGATCGATGTCTTAAACAATGCCTTGGGACTAGTTAATACTTACGCTCAAGAAATCAATGGACAGACCAATCACCAAAATAACCTTCTTCATTGCAAAGGCGGTATATGTGAATTGATTTTGGGTGACGGAACTAAACGAATTTATCAAAAAGTACAACAATTGCCGTCGCTTATACTTGGAGAGGAGTTAACGCCATTGATGGCCGGCCAAATGATAGAGCCGGAATCCTTTCTCTTAAGCCAAGAAATTCTTCCAAGCGGAAACCAACTCTCTTTTTCCTATGATGCTGCGGGGCATCTCACTTCAATCGAAATGAAAAACAAGAGTGCAACAAAGATCTTTTCATGGATTCACTTGAGCTATGAGTTTCAGGAGGGCGATTGCCAAATGCATATCGAAACAAGCGATGCCCGTGAACTGACTTATCATTTTGTATTGACAAATGGGATTTATCAGCTCATCCAAGTTGAAGGTTCTCATTGCCTGCCTATTGCTTATGAATATAGTGATGTTTTGATTAAAAAAACTCTGCCGGAGGGTCGTTTTATTGAAATTGACTATCAGGATGGCAAAGTCAAATCCTTAAAAGGTCCAAATTCACAGACAGGCAAAACAGAAATTGTACATTCTTTTTCCTATGGAACTAGCTATACCGATGTCTTCAACGCGATGGGTGTTAAAACAAGGTATATCTATGACAAGCGTTCTCAGCTAATAGCCATTGAAAGGTATGACAACCAAAATGGCCTTTATCGCATCGAGCAGAATTTCTGGGGAAAAACAAAATCAGATGCCGGGCTTTTGCTAACAAAAACCATAGGGGATGGCAGCGGGCGTATCCATTCTTATCGATCCTTTCAATATGATAAATCAGGCAATGTCATTGAAGAAAGGCTTTATGGTAATCTAACTGGAAAACAAGAAGTTTCCCTACAAGTCTCTTCCGATGGCAAACTCTTAAATCCCGATGAGGAAGAATGCAACGTCAAAACCTTTGGTTACTCAACAGATGGGCTGAATTTGCTTACGAAAATGGGTGATTGCAAAGGAAACCAGACGCTTTACACCTACAAACTGGGAACGAACCTCCTCATTAAAAAGCTGATCTTCGATAAAGGAAATATTAAAAAAAGAACCTTTCAGTCATATAATGAAAACGGTGTCTGTATTAAAATCATTGAAGATGATGGCTCACAGGAAGAGGAATCAAAAATCTATGGTTGGAGTGTCACAGAAAGACATATCAAGGAAATCAAGCCAAAAGAAACCCTCCCTGGAGTTGGCCTGCCTGAAATCATCGAAGAAAAGGCTTTAGACCTCAAAAAGAAACAAGAGGTTCTAATCAATAAACTAGTCAATGTGTATGACGACCAATCCAACCTTTTATCTTGCACCACCTATGATGCTAACGGCCAATACGCCTTTACAGAGAAAAGAACATACAACGCTATTGGACAAGTACTTTTACAAATCGATGCTGTCGGTAGAGAGTTCGGTTTCGGTTACGACGGAATTGGCAATCGAATTTCTGTCTCGATCCCGCAAGATGGCAAGCATATTACAACAACTTTCGACTTTCACAACCAGCCCACTCAAATCACTGAGATAACCGCTGAAGGTCAATTTACAATCAGCAATACCTATGACTCCCTGGGAAAAAAAATCTGCTCGACAGATCGCTATGGAAATTCTACGATCTATGAATATGACGCTTTTCATCGATTGGTAAAAGTCATTCACCCAGAAGTATTAGATGAAAATAATCAAATCATCCGCCCCTCTTTTAGCTATACCTACGATCTCTTTGGGAATGTTCTGACAACGGAAGATCCTAAAGGAGATGTCATTGCAAAATCCTATAATTTACGAGGGAGCCCCACTAGAATCAATTACCCAGACGGATCTTTTGAACTTTTTAAATACGACACGGAAGGTAGCCTTCATCGCTCTCTGACTCGCGAGCAAATCATTACCGTCTATGAATATGACTACTTAGGAAGATCTATTTATGAAGAACTATCTATTGCTGGTGAAGCGGGTGTTTCCTCTTTTTTCATGAGCAGGTCCCGTCAATACAATGGCTTCCGATGCACTTATGAAAAAGAAGACGATCACGTAAAACGCTACACCTTTGATCCTGCCGGAAGATTGGCTTCTCTCGTTAAACATGCAAGCGGGCAAAATGAAAAGGACCCTGAATCTCGGCTTACAGAGATCTTTTACAACCCTCTTGGCCGCCTCCATCAAAAGAAAATTTGGTTTAATAGTGGATCGCAAGATTATGCCCTAGAATGCTTTGAGTATGATTTGCCTGGAAATGTGATAGAAAAGCGAATTGAAGATTCTCAAGGCACTGTTTTAATTAAAAAATATTTTTCTTATGATTCACAAGGTCATTGTACTGAAGAGTATAGCCTTGAAAATGGCGCTAAAACTTCATTAGTTAGAACTTTTTATAACTCTGAGGGAGAACCCGTTGCCTATTTAGATGGCTCCGAACAAGAAACAAAGATCATCATCGATAATTCTTATCAAAATATTTTGGGGCAAACGGTTCTCAAGAAGACCCTTGTGAATCCAATTGGTGTCCAAACAGAGATTGAATTTGATGCTCTGAGCCGAGTGTATTCCATTATCAAAAAAGATCCTTTTGGTGTTCTTCTCTCATCTCAAAAGACACTTTATGACTCACTTGGCAACAAAGCTTGCGAAGTTCATGACCAAATTGTGGAAGGAAAAATCCTGGGTTCTCAGAAAATGCGATGGAATTATGGATCAATGGGGTGTTTAGAAGAAGAGTTGGAAGCGGCAGATTCCCCGCTAGAAAAACGAACCCACTATAGCTATAATTCCATAGGGAAAATGACTAGCAAAAGTATTTCTGGAACTGCAACGCCTATTAATTATACCTATAACAAAGACGGAAAACTTCACAAAATTGAAGCACAAGATAGCAAAAAAGAATTGCAGATTTCAAATATTTATTCTTACGACCGCAAAGGCAATATTCTATCGGCCTATTCTCTCCATGGGAAATCTGTTCAGAGAACCTACAACGCCTTTGATCAGGTGACCAAAGAAACAATCAAAGATGGAGAAGGGACCTATACCCTTCAATATACTTATGACAAAAAAGGGCGGCTGAAGGAGGTTATTTTCCCTGATAGCTCCAAGATTTCTTATACTTACGATGCCGTCTTTGGCCGCGAAGTCAAACGGATTTCTGCACAAGGAGAAGTTCTCTATACGCATACTTATGACCGGTATGACAGCCAAGGTAGATTACAAAATGAAAACTGCATTGGTTACGCAGGATCTAAAGAACACACTTATGACCTGAATGGTCGAAAAATCTCAAGTAAAAGCGACTTTTTCAGCGAACAATACACCCGAGATTCATTAGGGCGCTTGTTAGAGGTTAAAGGCTTAAGCCAAGAAGAATATGCCTATAACTCCCTTTCTCAACTCACCTCGGAAAAAAAGGTAAATACTAAGACGTACCTTTACGATTCTTTAGACAATCGGATTAAAGCCGGCAATGATGAACTTCTTTATAATGCCCTTAATCAATTGACCTCCTATTCAAACGCTGAATTTTCGTATGATCCACAAGGAAATCTTTTGAGAAAGGTCCTTAATGGCGAGGAAACGCGATTTGAAAGTAATATTCTTTCCCAACTCATTTCCATTGAGAAAGAAGATAAAACAACTCTTACCTTTTCCTATGATCCCTTTGGCAGGCTATTGGTTGAAAAGCATTTGGAT
This window contains:
- a CDS encoding pentapeptide repeat-containing protein — its product is MNFFKCEKTFFSANFKNCLLQYCNFLDLNMKSSSFNGSKLKDSHFTNTTLKSADFSGVDLSGAIFHNCDLCNADFSSSTQCDIDPKSNKIEKAKFSFAEASGLLHAFDITIV
- a CDS encoding pentapeptide repeat-containing protein, which codes for MQSCTFSNCNFSLVKLDGCHLQNVQFSDFKITGDEFFQMREDIFLSEF
- a CDS encoding type II toxin-antitoxin system RelE/ParE family toxin, translated to MDQRKPIIWVGSSKKDFMNFPSDIRREMGHVLYIAQKGEKHKDAKPLKGFGGGSILEIVQSDGQGTYRTIYTVQMKEAVFVLHAFQKKSKTGSKTPKQEIDLIEQRLKSVQQKYE
- a CDS encoding helix-turn-helix domain-containing protein; the encoded protein is MVKKKHEQEDVEFEVSSENIFADIGIKNADEELIKAELAWEIDHIIKKRKLTQAKAAEMMGINQPKVSALLRRKLSGFSVERLMHFLNLLGQDIDIVVRSKPRNRKTARVNVISQEGYPNIPLAAKSS
- a CDS encoding transposase encodes the protein MLTILLLFHRSNDRTFKHFYLNHVKTTLKYLFPRLVGYSRFVQLTSEAFFPMFCLIQEHQGICEGILFIDSTVLTVCHVKRASSHRVFKEQAKWGKTTVGWFFGFKLHLVINHHAEM
- a CDS encoding transposase, with the protein product MTTGNSDDRKLVPEMVEGMKGKAFADRGYISEKLTHTLMQKRMHLFTKVKKKMKNKLIALVDKLMLKKRAIIESVNNLLKNSCQIEHHRHRSR
- a CDS encoding transposase; the encoded protein is MDESGINECLHRHSGRAFRGEKVYSVVSGHRFSRGNFIAAKCQSKMFAPFGYAGACHTILFNTWLEKILIPELKIGQVIIMDPCYFSQV
- a CDS encoding transposase, with product MHATFHKSKKTKYLIEQAGCKILILLFYSPNLNPIEVFWANFNHFRTGSLPFVSA
- a CDS encoding DUF6531 domain-containing protein yields the protein MTIFPHWLLTIFTLCLYLPALSAGHLQLVSTESDPNAFIQNSVNVINGDYCESATDLVITGPDVLVVQRFYSTKDTISGIQAGG
- a CDS encoding RHS repeat-associated core domain-containing protein, producing the protein MGLVNTYAQEINGQTNHQNNLLHCKGGICELILGDGTKRIYQKVQQLPSLILGEELTPLMAGQMIEPESFLLSQEILPSGNQLSFSYDAAGHLTSIEMKNKSATKIFSWIHLSYEFQEGDCQMHIETSDARELTYHFVLTNGIYQLIQVEGSHCLPIAYEYSDVLIKKTLPEGRFIEIDYQDGKVKSLKGPNSQTGKTEIVHSFSYGTSYTDVFNAMGVKTRYIYDKRSQLIAIERYDNQNGLYRIEQNFWGKTKSDAGLLLTKTIGDGSGRIHSYRSFQYDKSGNVIEERLYGNLTGKQEVSLQVSSDGKLLNPDEEECNVKTFGYSTDGLNLLTKMGDCKGNQTLYTYKLGTNLLIKKLIFDKGNIKKRTFQSYNENGVCIKIIEDDGSQEEESKIYGWSVTERHIKEIKPKETLPGVGLPEIIEEKALDLKKKQEVLINKLVNVYDDQSNLLSCTTYDANGQYAFTEKRTYNAIGQVLLQIDAVGREFGFGYDGIGNRISVSIPQDGKHITTTFDFHNQPTQITEITAEGQFTISNTYDSLGKKICSTDRYGNSTIYEYDAFHRLVKVIHPEVLDENNQIIRPSFSYTYDLFGNVLTTEDPKGDVIAKSYNLRGSPTRINYPDGSFELFKYDTEGSLHRSLTREQIITVYEYDYLGRSIYEELSIAGEAGVSSFFMSRSRQYNGFRCTYEKEDDHVKRYTFDPAGRLASLVKHASGQNEKDPESRLTEIFYNPLGRLHQKKIWFNSGSQDYALECFEYDLPGNVIEKRIEDSQGTVLIKKYFSYDSQGHCTEEYSLENGAKTSLVRTFYNSEGEPVAYLDGSEQETKIIIDNSYQNILGQTVLKKTLVNPIGVQTEIEFDALSRVYSIIKKDPFGVLLSSQKTLYDSLGNKACEVHDQIVEGKILGSQKMRWNYGSMGCLEEELEAADSPLEKRTHYSYNSIGKMTSKSISGTATPINYTYNKDGKLHKIEAQDSKKELQISNIYSYDRKGNILSAYSLHGKSVQRTYNAFDQVTKETIKDGEGTYTLQYTYDKKGRLKEVIFPDSSKISYTYDAVFGREVKRISAQGEVLYTHTYDRYDSQGRLQNENCIGYAGSKEHTYDLNGRKISSKSDFFSEQYTRDSLGRLLEVKGLSQEEYAYNSLSQLTSEKKVNTKTYLYDSLDNRIKAGNDELLYNALNQLTSYSNAEFSYDPQGNLLRKVLNGEETRFESNILSQLISIEKEDKTTLTFSYDPFGRLLVEKHLDTRGKNKKTLSTSRYFYLGYQEIGTLTETGNIETLKIPGLHGDDLAVTSIAFEIKGEIFVPLHDIAGNVVSLIDPQSRELIESYRYTAFGEETVYNAYGEVVESSLVGNPWRFAEKRVDQGSGLILFGLRFYDPITGRWISQDPAGFIDGPNLYSYLHNNPLNHLDRFGLATENSQNKFEGYFYGKDKYNIKPSGMGVAMPRGPIQEVTLCFDTKHPYTKEQLRELLIKSSAELLRQVNENKEIQEFLKERPFTVKNIEIIIYNHDENGFGLKDPQISVANISQGRLNYSTIDLEDSFKYKNEYEESYEEALKALSAP